A genomic stretch from Mycobacterium paraterrae includes:
- a CDS encoding SCO1664 family protein: MTPRPDDREVLRTGELTVLGRIRSASNATFLCEATLDDHTVHCVYKPVSGEQPLWDFPDGTLAGRELGSYLVSAHLGWNIVPYTIIRHGPAGPGMLQLWIDQPGDTPDSKPGPELDLVDLVPADRCPRGYLPVLRAYDYAGDPVELVHADDVRLWRMAVFDVLVNNADRKGGHVLRGANGDVYGVDHGVCLHVEDKLRTVLWGWAGKTIDDNTLEKVSCLIDGLSDSLGDALAEHITSAEIAALLLRARAMLARPVMPGPDRHRPIPWPAF; encoded by the coding sequence ATGACGCCGAGGCCTGACGATCGCGAGGTCCTGCGTACCGGCGAGTTGACGGTCCTGGGACGTATCCGCTCCGCGAGCAACGCCACTTTTCTCTGCGAGGCGACGCTCGACGACCACACCGTGCATTGCGTGTACAAGCCGGTCTCCGGTGAGCAGCCGCTGTGGGACTTTCCCGACGGCACGCTGGCCGGTCGCGAGCTCGGGTCCTACCTGGTGTCGGCGCATTTGGGCTGGAACATCGTGCCCTACACCATCATTCGGCACGGTCCCGCCGGTCCCGGCATGCTGCAGTTGTGGATCGACCAGCCGGGTGACACCCCGGATTCGAAACCCGGTCCCGAGTTGGACCTCGTCGACTTGGTTCCGGCCGACCGTTGCCCGCGTGGCTACCTTCCGGTGCTACGGGCATACGACTATGCCGGCGACCCCGTCGAACTGGTGCACGCCGACGACGTCCGGTTGTGGCGCATGGCGGTGTTCGACGTGCTGGTCAACAACGCCGACCGCAAGGGAGGCCACGTGCTGCGCGGCGCGAATGGCGACGTGTACGGCGTCGACCATGGCGTGTGCCTGCATGTCGAAGACAAGCTGCGCACGGTGTTATGGGGATGGGCCGGCAAGACCATCGACGACAACACGCTGGAGAAGGTGTCCTGCCTGATCGACGGGCTGAGTGATTCGCTGGGTGACGCGCTGGCCGAGCACATCACCAGCGCCGAAATCGCGGCATTACTGTTGCGGGCCCGCGCCATGCTGGCTCGCCCGGTGATGCCCGGCCCCGATCGGCACCGCCCGATTCCGTGGCCCGCGTTCTAG
- a CDS encoding DUF3090 domain-containing protein gives MSRAIHVFRSPDRFVAGTVGQPGNRTFYLQAVHDARVVSVVLEKQQVAVLAERIDALLVEVNRRFGTPVPPETDKVEDLSPLVTPVDAEFRVGTMGLGWDSEAQTVVVELLAVSDTEFDASVVLDDTDEGPDAVRVFLTPQSAREFATRSNAVISAGRPPCPLCDEPLDSDGHICARTNGYRRSALLGPDDDAEA, from the coding sequence ATGTCTCGTGCGATCCATGTCTTCCGCTCACCCGACCGCTTCGTCGCCGGGACCGTTGGGCAACCCGGAAACCGCACCTTTTACCTGCAGGCCGTCCACGACGCCAGGGTGGTGTCGGTGGTGCTGGAAAAGCAACAAGTTGCGGTGCTTGCCGAGCGGATCGACGCATTGCTGGTCGAGGTCAACCGCCGCTTCGGCACCCCGGTACCGCCCGAGACCGACAAAGTCGAAGATCTCAGCCCACTGGTGACGCCGGTCGACGCGGAATTCAGGGTCGGCACCATGGGGTTGGGATGGGACTCCGAGGCCCAGACCGTGGTGGTCGAGCTGCTGGCGGTCAGTGACACCGAATTCGACGCGTCGGTGGTGCTCGACGACACCGACGAAGGCCCCGACGCGGTTCGGGTGTTCCTGACTCCTCAGTCGGCGCGCGAATTCGCCACCCGTTCCAACGCCGTCATCTCCGCGGGGCGCCCGCCGTGCCCGCTGTGCGACGAGCCGCTGGACTCCGACGGACACATCTGTGCGCGAACGAACGGCTACCGGCGCAGTGCGCTGCTCGGCCCGGACGATGACGCCGAGGCCTGA
- a CDS encoding 3'(2'),5'-bisphosphate nucleotidase CysQ produces the protein MTPEPKSDAALAAELAEEAGQLLLRVRDRVGFDHPWLLGDEGDSRANALLLERLHAERPGDAVLSEEAYDDLNRLRCDRVWIVDPLDGTREFSWEGRDDWAVHVALWQRYGGPNGAITDAAVALPAMGELYRSDTVTAPAPGHFEPTGPIRITASSNRPPAVLYHLARQLDVEFVRIGSAGAKAMSVIRGDADAYIHAGGQWEWDSAAPAGVILAAGMHASRLDGSEMIYNRPDPYLPDFLMCRSELADLLLGAIRVAS, from the coding sequence GTGACCCCCGAACCCAAGAGCGACGCAGCGCTGGCCGCTGAGCTTGCCGAAGAGGCGGGTCAGCTGCTGCTGAGGGTGCGTGACCGGGTCGGATTCGACCACCCGTGGCTATTGGGCGACGAGGGCGACAGCCGTGCCAACGCGCTGCTGCTCGAGCGGTTGCACGCCGAGCGTCCTGGCGACGCGGTGCTCAGCGAAGAGGCCTACGACGACCTGAACCGCTTGCGGTGCGACCGGGTCTGGATCGTCGACCCACTCGACGGAACGCGCGAATTCTCCTGGGAGGGCCGCGACGACTGGGCCGTCCACGTCGCGCTGTGGCAACGCTACGGTGGGCCCAACGGCGCCATCACCGACGCCGCGGTCGCCTTGCCTGCGATGGGGGAGTTGTACCGCAGCGACACTGTAACTGCGCCCGCCCCAGGGCATTTCGAGCCGACCGGCCCAATCAGGATCACGGCCAGCTCGAACCGCCCGCCCGCGGTGCTGTACCACCTTGCCCGCCAGCTCGACGTCGAATTCGTCCGGATCGGCTCGGCCGGCGCCAAGGCGATGTCGGTGATCCGCGGCGACGCCGACGCCTACATCCACGCCGGTGGGCAGTGGGAGTGGGATTCGGCCGCACCGGCGGGGGTGATTCTGGCTGCGGGCATGCACGCCTCCCGGCTGGACGGCTCGGAGATGATCTACAACCGGCCCGACCCGTATCTGCCCGACTTCTTGATGTGTCGCAGCGAGCTCGCAGATCTGTTGCTGGGCGCGATCCGGGTCGCGAGCTAG
- the mshC gene encoding cysteine--1-D-myo-inosityl 2-amino-2-deoxy-alpha-D-glucopyranoside ligase — MQSWAPAPVPVLSGRGPELRLYDSADRQVRPVAAGPTATMYVCGITPYDATHLGHAATYLAFDLIHRIWRDLGHDVHYVQNVTDVDDPLFERADRDGIDWRELAAREVQLYREDMAALRVLPPREYVAATDAVAEVVELVEKMLASGAAYIVEDAAFPDVYFRADATPQFGYESGYDRDTMLALFAERGGDPDRSGKSDKLDALLWRAERPGEPSWPSPFGPGRPGWHVECAAIALSRIGSGLDIQGGGSDLIFPHHEFTAAHAESVSGERRFAGHYVHAGMIGWDGHKMSKSRGNLVLVSRLRAEGVDPAAIRLGLLAGHYRADRYWTTQVLDDANARLHRWRSATSLPAGPDAVDLIARVRQYLADDLDTPKALAALDGWTTDALEYGGHDADAPQAVAVLIDALLGVELSPART; from the coding sequence ATGCAGTCGTGGGCCCCGGCACCCGTACCGGTCCTGTCGGGACGCGGCCCGGAATTGCGTCTCTACGACAGCGCCGACCGCCAGGTCCGTCCGGTGGCGGCCGGTCCGACCGCCACCATGTACGTCTGCGGCATCACGCCCTACGACGCCACCCACCTCGGCCACGCCGCCACCTATCTGGCTTTCGACCTGATCCACCGCATCTGGCGCGATCTCGGCCACGACGTGCACTACGTGCAGAACGTGACCGACGTGGACGACCCGCTGTTCGAGCGCGCCGACCGCGACGGCATCGACTGGCGCGAGCTTGCGGCCCGCGAAGTCCAGCTCTACCGCGAGGACATGGCCGCGCTGCGGGTGCTACCGCCGCGCGAGTACGTCGCGGCCACCGACGCGGTGGCCGAGGTCGTGGAACTCGTCGAAAAGATGTTGGCCTCGGGGGCGGCCTACATCGTCGAGGACGCCGCATTCCCTGACGTCTACTTCCGTGCCGACGCCACGCCGCAGTTCGGCTACGAGTCCGGCTACGACCGCGACACCATGCTGGCGCTGTTCGCCGAACGAGGCGGCGACCCCGACCGCTCGGGCAAGAGCGACAAGCTCGACGCGCTGCTGTGGCGCGCCGAACGGCCCGGCGAGCCGAGTTGGCCGTCGCCGTTCGGCCCCGGCCGGCCCGGCTGGCACGTCGAATGCGCGGCGATCGCGCTCAGCCGCATCGGCAGTGGCCTGGACATCCAGGGCGGCGGCAGCGACCTGATCTTCCCCCATCACGAGTTCACCGCCGCGCACGCCGAATCCGTAAGCGGCGAAAGGCGATTCGCCGGTCACTACGTCCACGCGGGAATGATCGGCTGGGACGGTCACAAGATGTCCAAGAGCCGGGGCAACCTGGTGCTGGTGTCTCGGCTGCGCGCCGAGGGCGTCGACCCCGCGGCGATTCGACTCGGCCTGCTGGCCGGGCACTACCGGGCCGACCGGTACTGGACAACCCAGGTGCTCGACGATGCGAACGCCCGGCTGCACCGCTGGCGGTCCGCGACCAGCCTGCCCGCGGGACCGGACGCCGTGGACCTCATCGCCCGGGTCCGGCAATACCTCGCCGACGATCTCGATACTCCCAAAGCGCTTGCCGCGCTTGATGGTTGGACGACCGACGCGTTGGAGTACGGCGGCCACGACGCGGACGCTCCGCAAGCGGTTGCCGTGCTGATCGATGCGCTTCTTGGTGTGGAATTGTCGCCAGCGCGCACCTAA
- a CDS encoding SDR family oxidoreductase produces MTSVNSQVIFITGGAHGIGAEAARRLHARGAKLVLTDLDAAALSAIADELGGEEHVLTVVANVCDLSAMESAAEAAVKKFGGIDVVVANAGIASYGSVLQVDPKAFQRVIDVNLVGVFNTVRATLPAVIGRKGYVLIVSSLAAFAAAPGMSPYDASKAGVEHLAHALRLEVAGHGVTVGSAHMSWIDTALVRDSKADLPSFTELLAKLPWPLNKTTSVDACADAFVKGIEQRKRRVYCPGWVAWFRWLKPLLSTPVGEGAVTRTAKEILPRMDAEVAALGRSTSSYNAKFDKP; encoded by the coding sequence ATGACGTCAGTGAACTCGCAAGTCATATTCATCACCGGTGGCGCCCACGGGATCGGCGCTGAGGCGGCTCGTCGGCTGCACGCCCGCGGTGCCAAGCTGGTGCTGACCGACCTGGACGCCGCCGCGCTGTCGGCCATCGCCGACGAACTCGGCGGCGAGGAGCATGTCCTGACCGTGGTGGCCAACGTCTGTGACCTTTCCGCTATGGAGTCCGCCGCGGAAGCCGCCGTCAAGAAGTTCGGCGGTATCGACGTGGTCGTCGCCAACGCCGGTATCGCCAGCTACGGCTCGGTGTTGCAAGTCGACCCGAAGGCATTTCAGCGGGTTATCGACGTCAATCTGGTCGGGGTTTTCAACACCGTGCGCGCGACACTTCCGGCGGTGATCGGGCGCAAGGGCTATGTGCTGATCGTCTCGTCGCTGGCCGCGTTCGCCGCCGCCCCGGGCATGAGCCCCTACGACGCGTCGAAGGCCGGTGTCGAGCACCTCGCCCATGCGTTACGCCTGGAGGTCGCCGGCCACGGCGTCACGGTCGGTTCGGCCCACATGTCCTGGATCGACACCGCGCTCGTCCGCGACAGCAAGGCCGACCTGCCGTCGTTCACCGAGCTGCTGGCCAAGCTGCCCTGGCCGCTGAACAAGACCACGTCTGTCGACGCCTGCGCGGACGCCTTCGTCAAGGGCATCGAGCAGCGCAAGCGCCGGGTCTACTGTCCTGGTTGGGTGGCCTGGTTCCGCTGGCTCAAGCCGCTGCTGTCGACCCCGGTCGGCGAGGGCGCGGTCACCAGGACCGCGAAGGAAATCCTGCCGCGGATGGACGCCGAGGTCGCCGCGTTGGGCCGGTCGACCAGCTCGTACAACGCCAAGTTCGACAAGCCTTGA
- a CDS encoding PAC2 family protein, with protein sequence MTSPDVSASFPDLHNTIVVAAFEGWNDAGDAASDALEHLDAIWEADPIVEIDDEAYYDYQVNRPVIRQVDGVTRELVWPSMRISHCRPPGTDRDIVLMHGVEPNMRWRTFCAELLAVADKLNVDTVVILGALLADTPHTRPVPVSGAAYSPESARRFGLQETRYEGPTGIAGVFQDACVMAGIPAVTFWAAVPHYVSQPPNPKATVALLRRVEEVLDIEVPLADLPAQAEEWEQAVTEMTTDDDEIAEYVQSLEQRGDAEVDMNEALGKIDGDALAAEFERYLRRRRPGFGR encoded by the coding sequence GTGACCTCGCCAGACGTCAGCGCCTCATTTCCCGACCTGCACAACACGATCGTTGTGGCTGCGTTCGAGGGATGGAATGACGCCGGAGACGCGGCCAGCGACGCACTCGAGCATCTCGACGCCATCTGGGAGGCCGACCCGATCGTCGAAATCGACGACGAGGCCTACTACGACTACCAAGTGAATCGCCCGGTGATCCGCCAGGTCGACGGGGTCACCCGGGAGTTGGTGTGGCCGTCCATGCGGATCTCGCACTGCCGCCCGCCCGGCACCGATCGCGACATCGTGCTGATGCACGGCGTCGAGCCGAACATGCGCTGGCGCACGTTTTGCGCGGAGCTGCTGGCCGTGGCCGACAAGCTGAACGTCGACACCGTGGTGATCCTGGGTGCACTGCTGGCCGACACGCCGCACACTCGGCCGGTGCCGGTATCGGGGGCGGCCTACTCCCCCGAGTCGGCCCGCCGGTTCGGACTGCAGGAAACCCGCTACGAGGGCCCGACTGGCATCGCCGGGGTGTTCCAGGACGCCTGCGTGATGGCCGGGATACCGGCCGTCACCTTCTGGGCGGCGGTGCCGCACTACGTGTCCCAGCCGCCCAATCCGAAGGCGACGGTTGCGCTGCTGCGCCGGGTCGAGGAAGTGCTGGACATCGAAGTGCCGCTGGCTGATTTGCCCGCCCAGGCCGAGGAGTGGGAGCAGGCAGTCACTGAGATGACGACCGACGACGACGAGATCGCCGAATACGTCCAGTCGTTGGAGCAGCGCGGCGACGCCGAGGTCGACATGAACGAGGCGCTGGGCAAAATCGACGGCGACGCGTTGGCCGCCGAGTTCGAGCGCTACCTGCGACGCCGACGCCCCGGCTTCGGGCGCTAG
- a CDS encoding histidine phosphatase family protein, translated as MTVILLRHGRSTSNTAHTLAGRSEGVELDDKGRQQAADLVDRLGGLPIRAVVTSPLLRCRQTVEPLVTALGVEPHVDDRLAEVDYGEWTGRKIGDLVKEPLWAVVQAHPSAAVFPGGEGLAEVQTRAVAAIRDHDARLAEQHGGDALWLACTHGDVIKAVVADALGVHLDGFQRISADPASVSVIRYTRLRPFVLHSNHTGADLTSALTPPPAPDADTPADDAVVGGSTD; from the coding sequence ATGACCGTCATTCTCCTGCGGCACGGCCGATCTACGTCGAACACCGCCCATACTCTGGCCGGCCGTTCCGAAGGCGTCGAGCTTGACGACAAGGGTCGCCAGCAGGCCGCCGACCTGGTCGACCGGCTGGGCGGGTTGCCGATCCGCGCCGTGGTGACTTCGCCGCTGCTGCGATGCCGTCAGACCGTGGAGCCCCTGGTCACCGCGCTCGGCGTCGAACCGCACGTCGACGACAGGCTGGCCGAGGTCGATTACGGCGAATGGACGGGCCGCAAAATCGGCGATCTCGTCAAAGAGCCGCTGTGGGCGGTGGTCCAGGCCCATCCCAGCGCGGCGGTGTTCCCCGGCGGCGAGGGGCTGGCCGAGGTCCAGACGCGCGCGGTCGCCGCGATCCGCGACCATGACGCGAGGCTCGCCGAGCAACACGGTGGCGACGCGCTGTGGCTGGCTTGCACTCACGGCGATGTCATCAAAGCCGTCGTCGCAGACGCGCTGGGTGTGCATTTGGACGGCTTCCAGCGGATATCGGCCGATCCGGCGTCGGTCAGCGTCATCCGCTACACCCGGCTTCGCCCGTTCGTGCTGCACTCCAACCACACCGGCGCGGACCTGACGTCCGCCCTGACACCCCCGCCCGCCCCAGACGCCGACACGCCCGCCGACGATGCCGTCGTCGGCGGTTCTACCGACTGA
- a CDS encoding DUF2505 domain-containing protein, whose translation MSRSLTLSLDAPVGVDEILVAFADVDYWRARLAAFDGGTATLDGLTVDPDRAVTAQLTVSLFANRLPKVVTALVPGEFEMARTETWRPVGDGTARGAITVKVPGAPVSAVGTVSLVPAGSGSRLDFSTTVRVNIPLVGGQVESFIVSRLGEEISAVQRFTNNWIVTNR comes from the coding sequence ATGTCTCGTTCCCTCACGCTGTCGCTCGACGCCCCGGTTGGCGTCGACGAGATCCTGGTGGCGTTCGCCGACGTGGATTACTGGCGGGCGAGACTGGCCGCCTTCGACGGCGGCACCGCGACGCTGGACGGGCTGACCGTCGACCCGGATCGCGCCGTGACCGCGCAACTCACGGTCAGCCTGTTCGCGAATCGGCTTCCCAAGGTCGTCACCGCTTTGGTTCCCGGCGAGTTCGAGATGGCCCGCACCGAGACCTGGCGCCCGGTCGGCGACGGCACAGCGCGCGGCGCGATCACGGTGAAGGTGCCGGGTGCGCCGGTGTCCGCGGTCGGGACGGTGTCGCTGGTGCCCGCGGGAAGCGGTTCGCGGCTGGACTTCAGCACAACCGTGCGGGTGAACATCCCGCTGGTCGGCGGCCAGGTGGAAAGCTTCATCGTCAGCCGCCTCGGCGAGGAAATCAGCGCCGTTCAGCGCTTCACCAACAACTGGATCGTCACGAACCGCTGA
- the metH gene encoding methionine synthase has protein sequence MNASEPNGFEPNIRPDCTDELSAALRQRILVIDGAMGTAIQRDRPDEAGYRGDRFTEWPTALQGNNDLLTLTQPQIIEGIHREYLDAGADILETNTFNANAISLSDYDMADLSYELNYAGAALARKAADEYSTADKPRYVAGAIGPTTRTASISPDVNDPGARNVSYDQLVAAYLESANGLVDGGADLIIIETIFDSLNAKAAVFAVETLFEERGRRWPLIISGTITDASGRTLSGQVTEAFWNAIRHAKPLAVGLNCALGAPEMRPYIAEVSRIADTFVSCYPNAGLPNAFGEYDESPERQASYIADFAEAGLVNLVGGCCGTAPPHIAEIAKVVEGKSPRQVPEIEVATRLSGLEPLNITNDSLFVNIGERTNITGSARFRNLIKAEDYDTALSVALQQVEVGAQVIDINMDEGMIDGVAAMDRFTKLIAAEPDISRVPVMIDSSKWDVIEAGLKNVQGKPIVNSISMKEGEEKFIREARLCRKYGAAVVVMAFDEKGQADNLERRKEICGRAYRILTEEVGFPPEDIIFDPNCFALATGIEEHATYGIDFIEACAWIKENLPGVHISGGISNVSFSFRGNNPVREAIHAVFLFHAIKAGLDMGIVNAGALVPYDSIDPELRDRIEDVVLNRREDAAERLLEIAERFNSKQKGEDPVAAEWRSLPVRERITHALVKGIDAHVDDDTEELRAEIAAAGGRPIEVIEGPLMDGMNVVGDLFGSGKMFLPQVVKSARVMKKAVAYLLPFIEEEKVTSGATAAKDTNGTIVMATVKGDVHDIGKNIVGVVLQCNNFEVIDLGVMVPAEKILAAAKEHDADIIGLSGLITPSLDEMVNFAVEMEREGLEIPLLIGGATTSRAHTAVKVSPRRSGPVVWVKDASRSVPVVAALLDDKQRPALLEATEKDYASLRERHAQKNERPMLTLEKARANRTPIDWDGYTPPEPVQGLGVREFLDYDLAELREYIDWQPFFNAWEMKGRFPDILNNPASGEAARKLYDDAQQMLDTAIKEKWLTANGVIGFFPANAVGDDIEVYTDDTRTEVLTTLRNLRQQGEHRDGIPNRSLGDFIAPKETGLRDYVGAFAVTAGLGGQEKIAEFKAALDDYSAILLESVADRLAEAFAERMHQRVRKEFWGFQPDEQLDNNALIDEKYRGIRPAPGYPACPEHTEKVTLFELLDVTQRTGIELTESMAMWPGAAVSGWYFSHPQSQYFVVGRLAQDQVADYAKRKGWTLQEAERWLAPNLGYNPED, from the coding sequence GTGAACGCGTCTGAGCCGAATGGTTTCGAGCCGAACATCCGCCCCGACTGCACCGACGAACTGAGCGCCGCCCTGCGTCAACGGATCCTGGTGATCGACGGCGCGATGGGGACAGCGATCCAGCGGGACCGCCCTGATGAGGCCGGCTACCGAGGTGACCGGTTCACGGAATGGCCGACGGCGCTGCAGGGCAACAACGACCTGCTCACATTGACACAGCCGCAGATCATCGAGGGGATTCACCGCGAGTACCTCGACGCGGGGGCCGACATCCTCGAGACCAACACGTTCAACGCGAACGCGATCTCGCTGTCGGACTACGACATGGCCGACCTCAGCTACGAACTGAACTACGCCGGCGCCGCCCTGGCCCGCAAGGCCGCCGACGAGTACAGCACCGCAGACAAGCCGCGCTACGTCGCCGGCGCCATCGGTCCGACCACGCGCACCGCGTCGATCTCTCCAGACGTCAACGACCCCGGGGCCCGCAACGTCTCCTACGACCAGCTGGTCGCCGCCTACCTCGAATCCGCTAATGGCCTGGTCGACGGCGGTGCCGACCTGATCATCATCGAGACCATCTTCGACTCGCTGAACGCCAAGGCGGCGGTGTTCGCCGTCGAGACGCTGTTCGAGGAGCGCGGACGCCGCTGGCCGCTGATCATCTCGGGCACGATCACCGACGCGTCCGGGCGGACCCTGTCCGGCCAGGTCACCGAGGCGTTCTGGAATGCGATCAGGCACGCTAAACCGCTCGCGGTGGGACTGAACTGTGCCCTCGGTGCACCCGAGATGAGGCCCTACATCGCCGAGGTGTCGCGAATCGCGGACACCTTCGTCTCCTGCTACCCGAACGCCGGCCTGCCCAACGCTTTCGGCGAATACGACGAATCCCCGGAGCGTCAGGCCTCCTACATCGCCGACTTCGCCGAAGCCGGGCTGGTCAACCTGGTCGGCGGTTGCTGCGGGACGGCGCCGCCACACATTGCCGAGATCGCCAAGGTCGTCGAAGGAAAATCGCCGCGCCAGGTGCCGGAGATCGAGGTGGCCACCCGGCTGTCCGGGCTCGAGCCGCTCAACATCACCAATGACTCCCTGTTCGTCAACATCGGTGAGCGCACCAACATCACCGGCTCCGCTCGATTTCGCAACCTGATCAAGGCCGAGGATTACGACACCGCGTTGTCGGTAGCCCTGCAGCAGGTCGAAGTCGGTGCGCAGGTCATCGACATCAACATGGACGAGGGCATGATCGACGGCGTCGCCGCGATGGACCGGTTCACCAAGCTGATCGCAGCCGAGCCGGACATCAGTCGCGTCCCGGTGATGATCGACTCCTCGAAGTGGGACGTCATCGAGGCGGGCCTGAAGAACGTGCAGGGCAAGCCAATCGTCAACTCGATCTCCATGAAGGAGGGCGAGGAGAAGTTCATCCGCGAGGCACGGCTGTGCCGCAAGTACGGCGCCGCTGTCGTCGTGATGGCGTTCGACGAGAAGGGCCAGGCCGACAACCTGGAGCGCCGCAAGGAGATCTGCGGGCGCGCCTATCGGATCCTGACCGAAGAGGTCGGCTTCCCGCCCGAGGACATCATCTTCGACCCCAACTGCTTCGCGTTGGCGACCGGTATCGAAGAGCACGCCACCTACGGCATCGACTTCATCGAGGCCTGCGCCTGGATCAAGGAGAACCTGCCCGGCGTGCACATCTCCGGCGGCATCTCGAACGTGTCGTTCTCGTTCCGGGGCAACAACCCCGTGCGCGAGGCGATCCACGCGGTGTTCCTGTTCCACGCCATCAAGGCCGGGCTGGACATGGGCATCGTCAACGCCGGTGCGCTGGTGCCCTACGACTCGATCGACCCCGAGCTGCGCGACCGCATCGAGGACGTCGTGCTGAACCGTCGCGAGGATGCGGCCGAACGGCTCTTGGAAATCGCCGAGCGGTTCAATTCCAAACAGAAGGGTGAGGATCCGGTTGCCGCGGAGTGGCGATCCCTCCCGGTCCGCGAGCGGATCACGCATGCCTTGGTGAAAGGCATCGACGCTCACGTCGACGACGACACCGAGGAATTGCGGGCCGAGATCGCCGCTGCGGGTGGTCGCCCGATCGAGGTGATCGAGGGTCCGCTGATGGACGGCATGAACGTCGTCGGCGACCTGTTCGGCTCGGGCAAGATGTTCCTGCCCCAGGTCGTGAAGTCAGCTCGGGTGATGAAGAAGGCGGTCGCCTATCTGCTGCCGTTCATCGAGGAAGAGAAAGTCACCTCGGGAGCCACCGCCGCCAAGGACACCAACGGCACGATCGTGATGGCGACGGTCAAGGGCGACGTCCACGACATCGGCAAGAACATCGTCGGAGTCGTCCTGCAGTGCAACAACTTCGAAGTGATCGACCTCGGCGTGATGGTGCCTGCGGAGAAGATCCTGGCCGCGGCGAAGGAGCACGACGCCGACATCATCGGGCTGTCGGGGCTGATCACCCCGTCGCTGGACGAGATGGTCAACTTCGCCGTCGAGATGGAACGCGAAGGGCTGGAGATCCCGCTGCTGATCGGTGGCGCGACGACCTCGCGCGCCCACACGGCCGTCAAGGTGTCGCCGCGTCGCAGCGGCCCGGTGGTGTGGGTCAAAGATGCCTCGCGTTCCGTTCCCGTTGTCGCCGCGCTCCTCGACGACAAGCAGCGTCCGGCGTTGCTAGAGGCGACCGAGAAGGACTACGCGTCGCTGCGGGAACGGCACGCCCAGAAAAACGAGCGGCCGATGCTCACGCTGGAGAAGGCCCGGGCCAACCGGACGCCGATCGACTGGGATGGCTATACGCCGCCGGAACCGGTGCAGGGCTTGGGTGTGCGCGAGTTCCTCGATTACGACCTCGCCGAGCTGCGCGAGTACATCGACTGGCAGCCCTTCTTCAACGCCTGGGAGATGAAGGGCCGCTTCCCCGACATCCTCAACAACCCGGCCTCCGGCGAGGCGGCCCGCAAGCTCTACGACGACGCCCAGCAGATGCTGGATACCGCGATCAAGGAGAAGTGGCTCACCGCCAACGGTGTCATCGGGTTCTTCCCGGCCAACGCCGTCGGCGACGACATCGAGGTCTACACCGATGACACCCGCACCGAGGTGCTGACCACGCTGCGCAATCTGCGCCAGCAGGGCGAGCACCGGGACGGCATCCCGAACCGGTCATTGGGCGACTTCATCGCCCCCAAAGAAACGGGGCTCCGGGATTACGTCGGCGCCTTCGCCGTCACCGCGGGCCTTGGCGGCCAGGAGAAGATCGCGGAATTCAAGGCAGCCCTCGATGACTACAGCGCGATCCTGCTGGAATCGGTGGCCGACCGGCTCGCCGAGGCGTTTGCCGAAAGGATGCACCAGCGGGTTCGCAAGGAATTCTGGGGATTCCAGCCGGACGAACAGCTGGACAACAACGCGCTCATCGACGAGAAGTACCGCGGAATCCGCCCGGCTCCCGGCTACCCGGCCTGCCCGGAGCACACCGAGAAGGTGACGCTGTTCGAGCTGTTGGACGTGACACAGCGCACCGGCATCGAATTGACCGAGTCGATGGCGATGTGGCCTGGTGCTGCCGTCAGCGGCTGGTACTTCTCGCATCCGCAGTCGCAGTACTTCGTGGTCGGCCGGCTGGCCCAGGACCAGGTAGCCGACTACGCCAAGCGCAAGGGCTGGACCCTGCAGGAAGCCGAGCGCTGGCTCGCCCCCAATCTCGGCTACAACCCGGAGGATTGA